The Thermanaerovibrio acidaminovorans DSM 6589 genome contains a region encoding:
- a CDS encoding polysaccharide biosynthesis protein — MFEGASILITGGTGSFGKQFIRNVLANYKPRRVVVYSRDEYKQYEMQQAFSSPEMRYFIGDVRDAQK, encoded by the coding sequence ATGTTTGAAGGAGCGAGCATTCTCATCACCGGAGGCACTGGGTCCTTTGGCAAGCAGTTCATCCGAAACGTCCTTGCGAACTACAAGCCTCGGAGGGTCGTCGTCTATTCAAGAGACGAATATAAGCAATACGAGATGCAACAGGCTTTTTCCTCACCGGAGATGCGCTATTTCATCGGGGACGTCAGGGACGCACAAAAGTAA
- a CDS encoding glycosyltransferase, with protein MRILTDSLFSIVCVTYNQEDLIMECLDSIAGQDYRKIELIVCDDCSTDRTVQVVEEWLEKHQDRFDNIVFLKNKENLGISATHDRGLRCAAGKYLKYIGGDDILAKNCVSRIVEFCKKTGTTWGQTLVTPFLDTLENSADFELPFRRTRKYFSYAPAGQFRMFARRCFFCAPGNFFERSILEEIGFLDTEFRTFEDWHTWLRLTRAGHTARLLPEPLVFWRRHLKSISYSAMYVGNVSFYQDIVRTLEKYVLPYEEALDWVTRKHLSSHLAYLKLLIEKGAKRDAHQKAIWLKLKSPLCWMELPYYLLNKLLPMLDRRRGIRPWNTSQAS; from the coding sequence GTGAGAATTTTGACGGACAGCCTTTTTTCCATCGTCTGTGTCACCTATAACCAGGAAGACCTTATCATGGAGTGTCTGGACAGCATCGCGGGACAGGACTACCGAAAAATCGAACTAATCGTTTGTGATGACTGCTCAACCGATCGAACAGTCCAAGTCGTGGAGGAATGGCTCGAAAAACATCAAGATCGCTTTGATAACATCGTATTTCTAAAAAACAAGGAGAACCTTGGGATATCAGCGACTCATGACCGAGGATTGCGATGCGCTGCCGGGAAATACTTGAAATACATTGGGGGGGACGACATCCTAGCTAAAAACTGCGTAAGCCGCATCGTCGAGTTCTGCAAAAAAACTGGAACCACCTGGGGACAGACCCTGGTGACACCCTTCCTCGACACACTTGAGAACTCTGCTGATTTTGAACTCCCATTTCGTAGAACTAGAAAATATTTCTCCTACGCTCCTGCAGGGCAGTTTCGAATGTTCGCCCGTAGGTGCTTTTTCTGCGCCCCAGGGAACTTCTTTGAACGGTCCATCCTCGAAGAAATCGGCTTTCTAGACACGGAATTCCGTACCTTCGAAGACTGGCATACCTGGTTGAGGCTTACCAGGGCTGGCCACACAGCAAGGCTGCTGCCCGAACCACTCGTCTTCTGGAGGCGGCACCTTAAATCCATCAGCTATTCCGCTATGTATGTCGGGAACGTCTCATTCTATCAGGATATTGTCCGGACCCTAGAGAAGTACGTGCTACCCTACGAAGAGGCCCTCGATTGGGTGACAAGAAAGCATCTATCGTCCCACCTAGCCTACTTGAAACTTTTGATCGAAAAGGGAGCAAAACGGGACGCACACCAAAAGGCTATATGGCTGAAACTCAAAAGTCCGCTTTGCTGGATGGAACTCCCTTACTACCTCCTAAATAAACTCCTACCAATGCTAGATAGGAGGAGAGGAATCAGACCGTGGAACACTTCGCAAGCCTCGTGA
- a CDS encoding integrase core domain-containing protein codes for MRSRPGTNSRKLGEKIASWIHWYNEGRPNQSLGTFPQNRFG; via the coding sequence CTGAGGAGCCGCCCAGGGACAAATTCGCGGAAGCTAGGCGAAAAAATCGCTAGCTGGATTCACTGGTACAACGAGGGAAGGCCTAATCAATCCCTGGGGACCTTTCCCCAAAACAGGTTCGGCTAA
- a CDS encoding glycosyltransferase → MRILTDSLFSIVCVTYNQEDFIMDCLDSIAGQDYRKIELIVCDDCSTDRTVQVVEEWLEKHQDRFDNIVFLKNKENLGISATHDRGLRCAAGKYLKYIGGDDILAKNCVSRIVEFCKKTGTTWGQTLVTPFLDTLENSADFELPFRRTRKYFSYAPAGQFRMFARRNFFCAPGNFFERSILEEIGFLDTEFRTVEDWHTWLRLTRAGHTARLLPEPLVFWRRHLKSISYSAMYVGNVSFYQDIVRTLEKYVLPYEEALDWVTRKHLSSTLAYLKLLIEKGAKRDAHQKARWLLLKSPLCWMELHYHLLNNLLPMLDRRRATRL, encoded by the coding sequence GTGAGAATTTTGACGGACAGCCTTTTTTCCATCGTCTGTGTCACCTATAACCAGGAAGACTTTATCATGGACTGTCTGGACAGCATCGCGGGACAGGACTACCGAAAAATCGAACTAATCGTTTGTGATGACTGCTCAACCGATCGAACAGTCCAAGTCGTGGAGGAATGGCTCGAAAAACATCAAGATCGCTTTGATAACATCGTATTTCTAAAAAACAAGGAGAACCTTGGGATATCAGCGACTCATGACCGAGGATTGCGATGCGCTGCCGGGAAATACTTGAAATACATTGGGGGGGACGACATCCTAGCTAAAAACTGCGTAAGCCGCATCGTCGAGTTCTGCAAAAAAACTGGAACCACCTGGGGACAGACCCTGGTGACACCCTTCCTCGACACACTTGAGAACTCTGCTGATTTTGAACTCCCATTTCGTAGAACTAGAAAATATTTCTCCTACGCTCCTGCAGGGCAGTTTCGAATGTTCGCCCGTAGGAACTTTTTCTGCGCCCCAGGAAACTTCTTTGAACGGTCCATCCTCGAAGAAATCGGCTTTCTAGACACGGAATTCCGTACCGTCGAAGACTGGCATACCTGGTTGAGGCTTACCAGGGCTGGCCACACAGCAAGGCTGCTGCCCGAACCACTCGTCTTCTGGAGGCGGCACCTTAAATCCATCAGCTATTCCGCTATGTATGTCGGGAACGTCTCATTCTATCAGGATATTGTCCGGACCCTAGAGAAGTACGTGCTACCCTACGAAGAGGCCCTCGATTGGGTGACAAGAAAGCACCTATCGTCCACCCTAGCCTACTTGAAACTCTTGATCGAAAAGGGAGCAAAACGGGACGCACACCAGAAGGCTAGATGGCTTTTACTCAAAAGTCCGCTTTGCTGGATGGAACTCCATTACCACCTCCTAAATAACCTCCTACCAATGCTAGATAGGAGGAGAGCAACCAGACTGTGA
- a CDS encoding Gfo/Idh/MocA family oxidoreductase, translating to MSVSGKARIGGVALNKIIEWDFDTPHPTDNQVKGAHTNPQSLYGFGHLDFYRHCLDVLENGEDELMSGREGHKTVEIIEAAYQSALSGGQVRMGAMRR from the coding sequence ATGTCCGTCTCCGGGAAAGCCCGCATCGGCGGCGTGGCCTTGAATAAGATAATCGAGTGGGATTTTGACACCCCGCACCCCACGGACAACCAGGTGAAGGGGGCCCACACCAACCCCCAGAGCCTGTACGGGTTCGGGCACCTGGACTTTTACCGCCACTGCCTGGACGTGCTGGAAAACGGGGAGGACGAACTGATGAGCGGAAGGGAAGGACACAAGACCGTGGAGATCATCGAGGCAGCGTACCAGTCGGCCCTTTCGGGCGGCCAGGTGCGAATGGGCGCCATGCGGAGGTAA
- a CDS encoding lipopolysaccharide biosynthesis protein, with product MSRHFSQLRKANFIPMIRSGFWYTASAFAEKGLAFISVPIFTRLLNLGDYGTVSFFQPLVGILAILSGLNLDASIGIAKQEKKDVFHVYVSSLFLFSLIWFIAEILLLSLWKTRVERTFGISISLAFCALLSGYGSFIFNSYSTYLMFENRYRLRSVLSFLRAAAEILVSVVLLLTILKGSFWGRVIGSLSLNLIFGLGILWAFWRKYTPRLSGEYWRYGSLIGAPLIPHCLSHLILSYFDRIAIKALVGNVATGLYGFAYNIGMIPLLLLSSTNSAWVPWFYDAFAQEKNEEIRVNIRRYNAAFFLFILLLLTVSPEIARLLAPPEYMGAIKVIPIIIFSYYLQFIYTCYVNFSFFYKKTGLISTGTIIAGVINMVLNYKMIPVFGYEIAAWTTVFSYACLLFFHWFNVSVLIKAKGIRAMDFSLTVLLGLSLSCALYWGSPLMGFFSQRELVFRYTLFLAMLGFMAILHRKEIRKILDRWNGADRHV from the coding sequence ATGAGCAGACATTTTTCCCAGCTTAGGAAAGCTAACTTTATCCCCATGATAAGGTCGGGCTTCTGGTATACGGCCAGTGCTTTCGCGGAAAAGGGCCTGGCCTTCATTTCCGTGCCGATCTTCACGCGTCTCCTGAACTTGGGAGACTACGGGACCGTGTCTTTTTTCCAGCCCCTTGTGGGAATCCTCGCCATCCTTTCCGGGTTAAACCTCGACGCCAGCATCGGAATCGCCAAACAGGAAAAAAAGGATGTGTTTCACGTTTATGTTTCTTCCCTTTTCCTTTTTTCGTTGATCTGGTTTATCGCCGAAATCCTTCTCCTATCCTTGTGGAAAACGCGGGTAGAGCGCACCTTTGGTATTTCTATCAGCTTGGCTTTTTGTGCACTCCTCAGCGGGTACGGAAGTTTCATTTTCAACTCATATTCCACGTACCTTATGTTTGAAAACCGGTATCGACTGCGCTCGGTCCTGTCGTTCCTTAGGGCAGCCGCAGAAATCCTGGTCTCCGTCGTCCTTCTTTTAACTATCCTGAAAGGCTCCTTCTGGGGGAGGGTTATTGGCTCTCTCAGCCTCAACCTGATCTTTGGCCTTGGGATCCTTTGGGCCTTCTGGAGAAAATACACGCCCCGGCTTTCAGGCGAGTATTGGAGATACGGTTCTCTTATCGGCGCTCCCCTGATCCCGCACTGTCTTTCACACCTTATCCTCAGCTACTTCGACAGGATCGCGATCAAGGCCCTGGTCGGAAACGTCGCCACCGGTCTTTACGGATTCGCCTACAACATTGGGATGATTCCTCTCCTGTTGCTGAGTTCGACCAACTCAGCGTGGGTCCCGTGGTTTTACGATGCCTTCGCGCAAGAGAAGAATGAAGAGATCAGGGTCAATATCAGGAGGTACAACGCCGCTTTCTTCCTTTTTATCCTCCTGCTGCTGACTGTATCGCCAGAGATTGCCAGGCTGCTGGCTCCTCCGGAATACATGGGCGCAATCAAGGTTATTCCCATTATCATTTTCAGTTACTACCTGCAGTTCATTTACACCTGCTACGTCAACTTTTCCTTTTTCTACAAGAAGACGGGGCTTATTTCTACCGGTACGATCATTGCCGGCGTGATCAACATGGTTTTGAACTATAAGATGATCCCGGTTTTCGGGTATGAAATCGCTGCCTGGACCACAGTCTTTTCTTACGCCTGTCTCTTGTTTTTTCACTGGTTCAACGTTTCCGTATTGATCAAGGCAAAGGGGATCAGGGCCATGGACTTTTCTTTAACAGTGTTACTCGGGTTATCCCTCTCCTGCGCCCTATACTGGGGAAGCCCCCTGATGGGTTTCTTCTCTCAAAGGGAACTGGTTTTCAGGTACACACTTTTCCTGGCCATGCTCGGATTCATGGCCATCCTTCACCGAAAAGAGATCCGCAAAATCCTTGATCGTTGGAACGGAGCTGATAGGCATGTTTGA